In the genome of Stomoxys calcitrans chromosome 4, idStoCalc2.1, whole genome shotgun sequence, the window CAACGAGTCTCTGTTCTATTCTTTCTCTCTTGTTGTTTCATTTATTTCCTTTACTCTTGACATAACAAATAAGGATCATTTTACTGGGTTTTGAGTTATCCTGAAAGACATGTGTTTTTTAATGGATTGTTGCGATGGCGGATTGTTTCTTAATTGCCAAAACATTGattcattgaaatatcaaagcgTTGCTAAGCTGACTTCAAATCTGGTTGTGGAGACACTGATGAGGCAAAATGCAGTAAATGCCTAAAAGTAGGCTATGAAAATCAACTGTTTGGTTGATTTTGAAGAACAAAGCTGTTCAGTGAGAGACAAATCTTTAATGTCACCCGAATAATTGACTTAAAAACTACAATTATTCCCACTTCAATCGACCCTGGCATATGTATgtacttaaattttgttttattctaaTATACTTTCggttaaatttctttaaaaaagagCCATAAATTcggaagaaaaaaataaaacaaaaccaaaagttTTAAGTCTAAAAGGTCAAAAGATTTTATTTACAACTACAGTGTAAAAGCCTTACCATTACATTCAATGCttgtaaaaaaatgtttcatatcAATTAACTTTGTAGATCACACTTTCTCGATTTCTTAATCCCAGATTAATTCGTTCAAATTTCTCGTAGAAAAAACATGCCCACCAAACATACATTCATTTAACTTTCTCTTCTTTCTACTATGCAGACTTTGATCCTTTCAGTTCATCTAAATCACTAGCTATTATCATTTTAGgtattgttgtggttgttgttaagACGATTCTGTTGTATTAAATGCTAAGGTTTTCTAGGCGATTTCGGAAATCCCACAATTCGACGAATTTGTGGTGGCAACAATTTATGTTAGTAAAGTTCTGTATGCTGGCGCACTGGCGCTGGAATCTTGGACATGCCACGCTCACGACGTGGTGATACAATCACCGACATATCACGCGAATTATTACTCTCGCACGACGAAGCCGCCGAGCTGCGTTTCGAGGGTGCCTTTGTGGGTGGTGAACAACTGGCCGAACGCTCCAAGTTACCATTGCTATGCACCCAGGCGCTGGTAAAATCATCATAGACTTGTGATTTCTTGGGATTTTGAGAACGTGCCGCATTCGAAGGTTGGCCGCCGCCTTGAACCTTGGAATTGGTGTTGGAGTATTGCAGCAGCAGAGTTTTCATTTTCTCTAGAATTTGTGCATCATTTTTGGCGCTGCTGGCAGCTTCTAATAATTGTTGGGCCAAAGGGGAATTGGCATGATTTTTCACAGGCGAAGTTGTCAGCGAAGCGGTGCATCCCTTTATTCTACGAccattgctgtcatatagaatgTGTGATGATCGAGTTTTTGAGTTGCGCTCGAATGGGGAGGCAGCAGCATTGCCAGTGCCACTTGGATGAGGGGTAAATGTATCACTTGACAGAGTGGGACGTTTGCGGCTACTGCCAGTGATGGCATTTCGACCACTCCAGGTGTTATGGGCATCCTTGGCAACAGTTGCAGGCACTGGGGCTGGAGATTTACTTTTTCTGGCCTCATTTATGGAACCAAATGCCGATGGTGGCTTTCTCACTGATCTGTAGATGGGCTTGGCTCGATTCATTACCGGCAAGCCAGTGCGTGAATGCAAATCTTGCAGACTGCCGGTATTGCAAGTGCTGTTATCGATACTGCGTCTTCTTTGTGGTGTTGCCAGCGGGGAATAGgcaattttgcttttatttgtgGCTCCCCCAACAATTTGTTCCTTGGCTGTGGGTTTCTTAGTGGTTGCCACCGCGGTTGCTACCTTGGTACCATCTGTGGTATCCTCGCTGCTTGAACCGAATATCTTATTGGCGTAACCACTTTTCTTTAGACCGGTATTTTCGGCTATGTCAACAGTAATGGCTTCATCTGTTATGTAGATGCCAGATTGTTCAAATTTATTTGTGGCAACTTGAATTTGTTCAGCATTGAGTACAGCTGGCAAGGATTGCGGACCGACATCAATGTCAGTGTGATTTAAATCATCTTCGTTTTGTGTGTTGTAACTATTCTCCATAGTTTCGGGAGTTTTTTGAGATGTTGTGGTTGCATCTTCACTGGGCGAAAATTGAGAATCACTTGATGTTTGATCGTGACGCACTGAAAGGAGGGAGAAAAAAATCAGGGAAGATATAGTTAGAGAAGATGGGCTACTTTACTTTAGCATTATAGTGGATCTACAACAGTGGTGGGTAGACTGAGACATGTGCGCATTAATTCAAGCCTATGGGCTTGTAACCATAtataccctgcaaacatttttttataattttggaaGGGCGTTCTTCCCTGAgatgaaaattttctgtaagTTTTTTACGCACTTATTATTCCGTATGAGTCACGAAACACTCTTATTAGATATCATTGGACAATGCATTGCTAGTGCGGAAGTTGGAGTGACTCTGCGATGATTCTTGAACAACTCATTGCGTTATGATTGTCCGTATGAGTGGTGAAACACTCTTCTGCAATATCATTGGGCtatccattgcgtgtgcggaagtttAAGCAGCTCTTCGTTACAACTTTCTTACAAATCATTGCGTTTTAATCGATCCTATGAGTCGCGAAACATTCTTCAGGGATATAATTGGccaatccattgcgtgtgcgttataatcgtccgtATGAGTCGTGAAACACTTCTAGAATATCATTAGATAAACCATTGCGTGTGGAAAATTTTCAGTGACTCTTTGCGACGATTTTTACGCAACTCATTGCGTTATAATTGTCCGTATGAGGGGCGAAACTCTCTTCTGCGATATCAATGGGCAATCCATTGCGTGTACGGAAGTTTAAGCAACTCTTCGAGACTTATTGCGTTTTAATCGTCCCTATgagtcgcgaaacactcttctagcatatcattgggcaatccattgcgtgtgTGGAAGTTTTAGCTACTCTTTTCGACGATTATTTTACAactcattgcgttataatcgtccgtatgagtcgtaaaacactcttctaggatatcattggacaatccattgcgTATGCGGAAGTTTTATCGACTCTTGGCGACGATTGTTACGCAACTCATCGCCTGAGTCAACTTTTCCCGAGTGCTTCTATTTTGATACGTGGTACGTTTAggacttgtattgaattatgttagtcgatgttttgttttgagtagACAACTTGCACAACACCAAACAGTATTCTCACTTAGCTTATATGACAATTCGTACTTAGGATGACGAATATGAGGaataaatcaaatatatttttatacccaccaccataggatgggggtatactaacctactcattccgtttgtaacccctcgaaatattggtcttcgaccccattaagtatatatatgctgGATCTTGTCTAAATTCTGATtcattctagccatgtccttccgtctgtcaaaatcacgatagcggtcgaacgcgtaaagctagccgcttgaaattttgcacagatatttaatattgatgtaggttattgGGGAGTGgacatggaccatatcggttcagatttagttttagctcccacataaaccgatctcccaatttgacttcttcagcccttacaagccgcaatttttgtccgatttggctgaaatgttgtatgtggtgttccgttatgactccaaAAAACTGTGCctagcacggtccaaatcggtctataacctgatatagctcccatataaacctatctcccgatttgacttcttgagcccctggaaaccacaaatttcgtccgatttgcctgaaattttgcacacagggttctgttataacttccatataaaccgatctcccgatctgacttcttgagcccttacaagccgctatttttaaccgatttggctgaaattttccatatagtgttctgttatgactctcaacatctgcgcgaagtacggtctaattcggtcgataaccagatatagctcccatatttttagcagaacccatggtggtgggttcccaagattccgtGCCACTCTTATAGACTAATATTTAATAACTATCAcaaaacacttatttgttaCTCTTCCAGACTATTAATGCGCAACTCTCCAAGAAGAGTATGTTCTTAATCTTCCAAAACACTAATTTTTTAATCATCCACACGATTTTTGCATGATTCTTAGATCTTTCAATACTCTTCTGAATAACTCTTTAGCAACTCATATGAAAGACGCGCGGAACACTTTTCCAGAAGAGTCGTCTTGAGGACACAACTCCTCACAACGGGGGAATTGTCTCTTAGATGAGCTCCTCCGCTATCATAACCTTCATCTAGAAGATTCGCGAAAGATTAtttggcgatcaaaaatgtttgcagggtattCTTGTGTGCGTAtacagtaatgtgcaatagtgtgacAACACTTTTATAATCCCTTGAGCATCTTCTCCACGCCTACTTACCATTATTTTCTGCGTCATCCATTGAAGCTTGGCTATGTATGGATTCACGTTTCTGGGCCGATGATTGTATGACACCCAAACTGCGATATCCTTCATCACTGATCTCACTACCATTGTCACTGATATTCTCGAATTTATTACTATTGGCACTGGTATCGGAACTTTGAGTAGCATTACCATGACCCGATGACGAGGACTGATCAAAACTATCGAATTGCACATGACCGTTACTTGTGTTGCTCCCATTGACACTGTGTTCCACTGTGATGGGCAATGACTTGGGTCCATTGTTATAAGACTCCAAAGAGGATTGTTTTTTGCGCATATCAATTAGACGTCTAGGACTTGGTGACATGCTGCGGCGGGCCACACTAGGTGAGGCCAAAGAATTGCCAGCGCCTACAACATCCTGATGCGCTTGATTTGCTGTATAGAATTTACGCTGTTGTACAGTTGGACTAGGACTACGATTCTTGTTGAGACTTCCATAGACAGGCGCCAGCAAGGACGATGAAGAAGTCGAATTATTGTTGCTTGTCAATGAGGTATTCACGTTGTTGGCCATGCCAtggtttgctgttgttgttgttgtggttgctgCTGCTGCGCTGCTGTTGTGATTGGAAATACTTTTGCGTGCCGTTGGTGGTGATCTGTAAAATGATATGGAATTGAAGCAAACAGCAAAGGGAATTAGTTTAATCTGCAGTTAATTGAGCACTAAAATGTTGGTAATGAATTTAAGTGGTGGCTAAAACTTGTTATCCACAATAGGTGGTGGTGGCAATTAATGCCAGTCTGGGTGGGGGCCAAGTAAAAGCTCTCGGAGGTTTCATGTGAACTAATCTTATTTGTAACACTTGAGTGCAAACAATTAAGTGAAGCAGGGTCAGAAAAAAGTGTTGAGGTGGAAGAGTTTTTGTTTTGGGTGGAGTTGGTCAGGCGAAACGAATTCACAAAGCAAAGTTAATAATCCCataaatttgccacagtgtTGTAGGTCTGTCAGCTACAAATCCTATAAATTTTCCTTGGAGTTTAAGGTACTCACTAAAAATACCTTAAAGCCCGCACGTAAAAGCCAAAGttctaataaataataaaatgctCCCATAAATAACTCGAAAAGTTAAAAGTTATTGCTTTGCAAGAAGTCcataaatttccaaaatttaagtGCCCAAAGAGGATTGAAAATCCAGAACGCATTCAATGTGAATGTGATGATTCGTTCCGTACAAAGTTACAATTATCATGACGCAATATTAAAAGTCCCATAAATATACCAAAAAGTTCAAGGATCCAAGGCAGACCAATATAAAGTAGCGTTTTTAGCCCACGATAAATCCACCTCGATGAGATCTTTTGTCATATTTACTGGATTAATTGCGTTCAGGAACCCGTGCTTGAGCCCGATGGCTCCCCTTGGCTACGTCTCTGGCCCTGGCATAACaagtggtccttcgatttgacttcttgagcctctagaggactcaattattgtacgatttgtctgaaatttctcaggagtgttttgctatgagttCAAACATCGGtagtaagtatggtccaaaacaatttattacctgatatagctcccatataaatcgacttgACTAATTTAACTCTTGggcccctgtaagccgcaatggttctccgatttggttgatattttgcatattgtgttctgttacgacttccaataatcgAGCTaattaaggttcaaatcggtttatatcctgatatagctcccatataaaccaaactcccgaTTTTACTACTTGAGTCGCTGTAAGCCGCAAGCCGACCATAAAGGTGAATTCACTTGCAGTACAGTTTGGCGCACTGTGGTAGCCTAGTGAAAGGAagcgaagaagaagaaagaaggTGTGAGTCTCGAGATCATATCTCGAGACAAAAGAGAGACGGAGAAATAGAGAGTGAAAGAGagcgacagagagagagagagagagagagagaaggggGTAGGCTGCAAACGCATATTTTAAAATCCCAcatgtatgggttgcccaaaaagtaattgcggatttttcatatagtcggcgttgacaattttttcacagcttgtgactctgtaattgcatactttcttctgtcagttatcagctgttacttttagcttgctttagaaaaaaaagtgtaaaaaagtatatttgaataaagtttattctaagttttattaaaaatgcatttactttcttttaaaaaatccgcaattattttttgggcaacccaatatatgtatctCCCTGAGAAATACTGGTTCGTACCCTTAGCCCCCTAGCCACCTGTCAACTCCATGTGTGGACAAATTAAGTAATAgggataaacttctcacatatcaaaaagtgctgtccgattcaagtttaagctcaatgacagaggcttctttttatagccgagtccgaacggcgtgtcacatCCATAAGGCCTCTGAAGGGTGGGCTAAGTAACCctgagaattttaaaaatttcattgttttctatgacatttgctaatttttttgcTATTCAAAGGGTTTTAATACCGCCTCCTAAAGATGTACAGACTGTGCCACTgtagacccggacatgaacacagcaaaCCAGCTTCAACTGTGGTAATTCCATGCCTGATATCCTGCAATGTCGTTATTTCATGAGCTTGGAATTTCTTCAGGGATTCTGAACTTCCCGCCATGCATTTAGACCTCAACGTCTTCAAGTTCTAAACCCGGAGCTCCGTCATAATCTCCATACAAGTCCTGAGTTTTGAAGCCGGGAAAGAATCCCAGCATTTCCATTAGGGCTATTGTAATGGTACACACCTCTGCTTCGAAaagttttaggttaggttgaaacgagggtgcgaatattaatccgcccacgCCACTATGGCCAccggtattgccatctggaagatcatgttacacggatggatcaaagttggaaaacagaatgggcctgggggtctacattgagaacccaaggactgatatctgttttggactgatatctgttttagactgatatctgttttagaccatAACACGGTTCTGCAGGCAGTGATCCggcaatcacggaatgtgtgaggagGTTTGGCGCTAACGCGAGTACGGCGAGagtgaacatatttacggataataaaattgccataagcgcaataacaaccaggatggtaagatcACGGCCAATCttgaaatgtaagaaggagattaactccttctctgaggatggcacaatccgcatcgtttgggtgccgggcgataacgaagtaagggggaatgaaagggcagacgatttggcggtgagggCTAGAGCATTATcgtcaataatcttggttaacccgaagtctttcgggtcgacgcagtccgagttaagggcgtgggctacgaacgcgtATATAACacggtggaacagcgaaacagtcggtaggatgaCGGGTGATAGGGTGATCtgaatcgtgagaggacgaggctattacagaaaggaagtaagaaggaggtcagtatagcttttggtatcataatgggacacatttGACTATGAAATTAAAAATCGGTGCGGGTTGGGCTGGTCATATCGAGTAGGTTATCCGATCGCTGTCGTGTTGATCAAACGGAGGTCCTTGCAATTGACGGTGTATTGGACTGggtaagatgtaatgtcatagcGACGATTGACAAAAATGTCATCTCAGACGGTCATTAAaaccctgaagaacgtatttctgaattcaaagacctctcgcagatctctcaacgagatggctgaacaattcaaaattcaattgtctctgggtgccgggtcactgAAATATCTCAGGTAATTGTTAAgcagacaagcttgcgagactgggaGTTACCTTTTATTGTATATTCCAAAtttatgtggccttatctagacttgaagaggtctaccgttttgctggctagaacagacgtctcagtcattgtgtccgtcataacaggtcactatctgatcagaaaacattctgacagattgaaggttgcaagtaacgacttttgcagaagctgtgaggacgtcgaggagaAAGAGACCGGTTTTCAAAAACCGAGCTGATGCCTCTACTTGCGTTAGAGCTCAGAGGATCTTCTTTCTATTTTTTATCCATCTCCCCGGGAATAACCGGCCTTCGGGAAAGCACGATACAGTATGGCTACTCGAAATTTAGGCGCTTGTGACGAAGTGAACGATTTATCGACCCTTTTTACCCGTGGATCTATGTCGCTTTCCTCGGAATTAGAATGAAGTTCCTTTATAGGATGTTCGCTCTTCTGACTACCTTTTCCGACTTAGGCGATTGAATCTGAGATAGGCACGGCTTTACGGTGGTGCCCTTTTGTGAAGCTAGGTAACATGTCCTTTTATGTGCGGTATAAACGCCTTCTCATTAACGCAGCCAATAACCTTGACAATCTACTGTCACTTTGCGCCATCGAACTCATTGAAGGTCTATTACTGCCCTTTTCCAAAAGCTTGTGATAGAGTTTAGAGGATCTTCTGTTCAAATTTCATTCGTCTTTCCATGAAAACTTGTCTTTCTCGATAGCTACGATCGAGGAATAGCCAACCTTCGAGACTGTTACGCTCAAGGATAACCATTCATACTTCAAGCTGGTTAAGAAAACTATTGTAGATCGATTTTGTCCTGTTTGATTTCAGGATCTTGGATATCGTTCAAACGCTGCCCTTTCCCCCCAAGGTTGGTTTTGTTATTAATATGAGGATTCCTTGCAAGCAACACGGTCTTCAGACTATCCTTCTTGATTTGAATCTAAAAGAATGTTCAATCACAATCGTGATCGATTTTTTttgatacccttcaccataggatgggggaatactaatttcgtcattctgtttgtgacacctcgaaatgttcgactaagactccataaagggtatatattctagatcgtcaagacattttaagtcgatcgtaGTCATATCTGTCTGTCTTGCGAAGGAATaaggctaggtgcttgaaattttgcacaaatagttcttaccataacctgatatagttgccatataaaccgatctgggatcttgaattctcgaaccactagagggcgcaattctaatccgatttagaATAAACCTAGGCGCTTGAagtttcgcacaaatacttcttatcagtgaaggtccgttgggattgtaaatgggccgtatcagtccatgttttgatatgactgccatataaaccgattttggctcttgacttcttgagccactagagggcgcaattctt includes:
- the LOC106086413 gene encoding GAS2-like protein pickled eggs, which translates into the protein MAMLEARPYRPFKSSEEYLEAMKEDLAEWMNTLYPELTINAENFMDRLDTGVALCKHANYVRQAAEEYLARRQARNKSMTRSITSGSAGPILAMGNVHYLIGAKSGTFFARDNVSNFITWCRKSLKIIECLLFETDDLIMRKNEKHVILCLLEVARRGAKFGMLAPMLVQMERQIDREIAADNKANGIGCGTQTECDGTQTDIGVGTETVGTETDIFDDSDSENEDDDDQGPMLMYGPQPQIITNDLKSLDEMVRDLVEKCTCPSQFPMVRVSEGKYRIGDTKVLIFVRILRSHVMVRVGGGWDTLSHYLDKHDPCRCKAQHRSSVAARLIPRANLQTNGIELHKAQVIFERSPPTARKSISNHNSSAAAATTTTTTANHGMANNVNTSLTSNNNSTSSSSLLAPVYGSLNKNRSPSPTVQQRKFYTANQAHQDVVGAGNSLASPSVARRSMSPSPRRLIDMRKKQSSLESYNNGPKSLPITVEHSVNGSNTSNGHVQFDSFDQSSSSGHGNATQSSDTSANSNKFENISDNGSEISDEGYRSLGVIQSSAQKRESIHSQASMDDAENNVRHDQTSSDSQFSPSEDATTTSQKTPETMENSYNTQNEDDLNHTDIDVGPQSLPAVLNAEQIQVATNKFEQSGIYITDEAITVDIAENTGLKKSGYANKIFGSSSEDTTDGTKVATAVATTKKPTAKEQIVGGATNKSKIAYSPLATPQRRRSIDNSTCNTGSLQDLHSRTGLPVMNRAKPIYRSVRKPPSAFGSINEARKSKSPAPVPATVAKDAHNTWSGRNAITGSSRKRPTLSSDTFTPHPSGTGNAAASPFERNSKTRSSHILYDSNGRRIKGCTASLTTSPVKNHANSPLAQQLLEAASSAKNDAQILEKMKTLLLQYSNTNSKVQGGGQPSNAARSQNPKKSQVYDDFTSAWVHSNGNLERSASCSPPTKAPSKRSSAASSCESNNSRDMSVIVSPRRERGMSKIPAPVRQHTELY